The sequence TTTGCGTATGCGCTACTGAAAGGTCTATTTCGCGGCCTGTGCTATGATGGCGCGGCAAAATGCAGGCAGATCATCAGGCTTTCGTGCGGATATCTGATTCCGGTCCACGACAACTTCCTTATCCACCCACGTAGCGCCCGCGTTGGCCAGGTCGTCCTTGATGCCGGGGGTGGATGTGCAGGTGAAGCCTTTCATGATCCCTGCGGAGATCGGAATCCATCCGCCGTGGCAGATGTGGGCGACTATTTTCCCGGCTTCGTGCATTTCGCGAGTGAGTTCCAGGACCTTGGGGTCACGTCTGAGTTTGTCGGGGGCGAACCCGCCGGCAATGACCAGCAGGTCGAAGTCCCTCGCCTGCTGATCCGCTATGGCGGCAGTGGATTTGAAGGGATACCCGTTTTTGCCGGTGTAGACGACTCCCGCCTGAGGCCCGGCGACGACCACTTCGGCGCCTTCTTCGATCAGGCGGTAGTATGGGTAGAGAAGTTCCATGTCTTCATAGATGTCATCCACAAACATCAGGACTTTCTGGTCTTTTAATTTCATTTTGGACTCCGGTGGGTTAACGGATGATGCGCATAGAGGAAACAGTTTGCCTGTCCCCGTATCTGACTGTTGAAAAATTCAAAATTCGCAGGCCGTTCAAAAATGGTGAGATGCAAGGAAGCGAAAAAAGCCAGGACGCGCAGTGTATTGCTCATACATAAGCGGTCTGGCTTTTTCCGCTGACGCCGCAGATCGCCGTTTTTCAACGGCCTGATATCCCAATCTTGCGCTGCATGTCCATGTCATGGCTTGGGTTGAGCCCTGCTACAGGAAAAGGGCTACTCATGTATGGTCCCTTCCGCTAATGCGAAGCGGTGCCTGAGCTCCTCCATTTCCCGCTTTGTCACGCCGTGCCCGGCGAAATGCTCTGGCCAGCCTGCGACCGTTTCCCGCATCTCTTCCCAGATTCTTCGTGCCTCACGTTCGCTGAGTCCAAAGGGCCGGACGTCACTCAGGATATTGGACCGTGTGGCCGCGCGGCCTTCCAGTCCGCAGCGCAGGGACAGGTCCCATTGCCTGAAGCGGATGGAGGAGGGCACCAGGTCGTAGGCCGGGGTCATGGCGATGGCTTTGCGTGAGACGAAAAAGGCGTGGTTGCGCAGGTGGTCGTCCCGGTTCGAACACAGGGCGTTGAAAGCCATGCGGCGGAATATCTCCGGGCCGCAGTCCGCGTCGCCGAGCCTGCGGGCCTGTTCGGCCAGGTTCTGATAGCTGCCCCAGTCGCCGTCTTCCTTGGCCCCCGTCACCGTGAAGCCCGAAATGACGTGCCGCGAGCCGCCGTTCAGGCGGTCGAAGCGCCCGACCAGCAGGACGAAATGCCCGTCCAGTTCCATCAGCCGTGTCGATGCGACCGTGATGCCGCAGCGTGCGGCCAGGGTCATGGTCGCGTGCTCGACTACGGGTTCGCGCCACGGGTCCCCGCGTTTGGAGAATTTGGCGATCCAGGACGCCCCGTCCAGGGTGACCATGGCCTTGGGCCTGGCGCCGCCCAGGGACAGGCTGGAGGCGAGGGCCGCCAGGAACGCGTCTTCAGGCATGCCGCTTCGCACGGCATCGAGCTCCTCGTCGTCCTCGACCTCATCGACGCGGGCGACGATGGCCGCCACCCGCCACAAATCTTCGGGCACCATGCAGAACGCATCGCCCGTGGCCCAGGGAGCCAGGGACGCCGGACCATCCGGCGTGGGGCCGAAGGCCAGGGCGCCCATGCGCTGCGGGTGATGGGCCGCCGTCAGAACTTCGAATTCGCTCAGCGTTCCGGGGGCCAGGCCAGCCATGAGTCCCAGCACTTTGCGACCCCAGCGGTCCGGGGCGGCGTCGCGCAGGGCGCTGAAAAGGGTGTTTGCGGAAAACTCCATGTCGGCCAGGGGCAT is a genomic window of Desulfomicrobium baculatum DSM 4028 containing:
- a CDS encoding type II toxin-antitoxin system HipA family toxin; translated protein: MTSTSERAVVFIRLPGMDYVPAGLLRHVDRAYFFRYGRRYLERPDAIPLDPARMPLADMEFSANTLFSALRDAAPDRWGRKVLGLMAGLAPGTLSEFEVLTAAHHPQRMGALAFGPTPDGPASLAPWATGDAFCMVPEDLWRVAAIVARVDEVEDDEELDAVRSGMPEDAFLAALASSLSLGGARPKAMVTLDGASWIAKFSKRGDPWREPVVEHATMTLAARCGITVASTRLMELDGHFVLLVGRFDRLNGGSRHVISGFTVTGAKEDGDWGSYQNLAEQARRLGDADCGPEIFRRMAFNALCSNRDDHLRNHAFFVSRKAIAMTPAYDLVPSSIRFRQWDLSLRCGLEGRAATRSNILSDVRPFGLSEREARRIWEEMRETVAGWPEHFAGHGVTKREMEELRHRFALAEGTIHE
- a CDS encoding type 1 glutamine amidotransferase domain-containing protein, which encodes MKLKDQKVLMFVDDIYEDMELLYPYYRLIEEGAEVVVAGPQAGVVYTGKNGYPFKSTAAIADQQARDFDLLVIAGGFAPDKLRRDPKVLELTREMHEAGKIVAHICHGGWIPISAGIMKGFTCTSTPGIKDDLANAGATWVDKEVVVDRNQISARKPDDLPAFCRAIIAQAAK